A genomic stretch from Setaria italica strain Yugu1 chromosome VII, Setaria_italica_v2.0, whole genome shotgun sequence includes:
- the LOC101756839 gene encoding sister chromatid cohesion 1 protein 2: MFYSKDLLSKKGPLGTVWVAAFCGEAALNRDQVARTDIVASVDKILSDVQGPHGISQRILAQLLFGIVRIYSKKVYYLYLDCEEIRSLQLRLCVEPSVLTGGSTRGPLKQANKAVRAGRSVAGHQNTSRVKKPVHAVRTEVSSPVSSEGLSLRVETEVIVRTSVVIREARLPDDLPTFTRPKRFELDSFDLGIAEDTDDEGEDHHQSASQDILLEDERHRVPYFYESYQRASCSYDVDSTCFMPEYIAVPHEVMLAISEANNILDLSTKGDKPERENQNADSAWFTPVKDVLPPDMMDMVSEATDPSDKSKTRDNSIRDVNMDETNGGSACSMAPIPPQESQEGQNSENIENMTCGSLSENNPSIEASGNNSLLEKSNTIPPPSAEFPEHDAGEHESPEAPVLSCETGAENELSPSTPEPLPEGVPGPSSSSRFRVRTPAKTEKSQATRKRRVLYNKEDYIPTEREGRRRVRRRLTWPLCDEGTVLPNMIMRAAIEDASDLVQQRRKAPHTHLDTWKVAKVGSLPYTFMDPLIPYKTSTPLACVAAPEAPESLWEGSVKARRRLSYEHTESVHSCKDTGSTERESILDASRKRKLDEGTDFEASVGCHTENGPVQDGVCECNEDTAKEKGPRVEGDEPSSEILPKKGLHESENQISLHNEALNAALDNIDEDIPNEEPTRDEGLLNSTRTRKIANCLHKLFLDQKSKEGTNTLSLNQVLEGAKRRTAATLFYETLILKSRELVQVNQEQPYADIILSATPQLEAEVQRCGN, encoded by the exons ATGTTCTACTCCAAGGACCTGCTGTCGAAGAAGGGCCCGCTCGGGACGGTGTGGGTAGCGGCGTTctgcggcgaggcggcgctcaaCCGGGACCAGGTCGCGCGCACGGACATCGTCGCCTCCGTTG ATAAGATTTTATCTGATGTCCAGGGCCCACATGGAATTTCCCAGAGAATACTGGCACAGCTTCTGTTTGGAATTGTTAGGATATACTCCAAGAAAGTGTACTACCTGTACCTTGATTGTGAGGAAATTCGCTCATTGCAACTAAGGCTATGTGTGGAACCTAGTGTGCTAACTGGAGGGTCGACGCGTGGACCTTTGAAGCAAGCGAATAAAGCTGTCCGTGCTGGAAGGTCAGTGGCAGGCCATCAAAACACCAGCAGGGTCAAGAAACCTGTTCATGCTGTTAGAACTGAAGTCTCTAGTCCAGTATCAAGTGAAGGCCTCTCTTTAAGGGTAGAAACAGAAGTTATTGTACGGACATCTGTGGTAATCCGGGAAGCACGTTTGCCAGATGATCTGCCAACCTTCACGAGACCTAAAAGATTTGAGCTTGACTCTTTCGATTTAGGGATTGCTGAAGATAC AGATGATGAAGGTGAGGATCACCATCAGTCAGCATCTCAAG ATATTCTATTGGAGGATGAGCGCCATCGTGTCCCCTATTTTTATGAG TCTTATCAGAGGGCGTCATGTTCATACGATGTTGATTCTACATGTTTTATGCCGGAATACAT TGCTGTCCCACATGAAGTGATGCTTGCCATTAGTGAAGCAAACAATATTCTGGACTTGAGTACCAAAGGGGATAAACCTGAAAGAGAAAACCAGAATGCTGATTCTGCTTGGTTCACACCAGTGAAGGA TGTTCTTCCGCCTGATATGATGGATATGGTGTCTGAAGCAACTGACCCTTCAGACAAAAGCAAAACTAGGGATAATTCTATAAGAGATGTGAACATGGATGAGACTAATGGGGGTTCCGCCTGCTCTATGGCTCCTATCCCTCCGCAAGA AagtcaagaagggcaaaactcagAGAATATTGAGAACATGACCTGTGGGAGTCTTAGTGAAAATAACCCATCAATTGAAGCATCAGGGAATAATTCACTGCTAGAAAAATCGAACACAATTCCTCCACCTTCAGCAGAATTTCCAGAGCATGACGCTGGAGAACATGAGTCACCTGAAGCTCCTGTCTTAAGCTGTGAAACAGGGGCAGAGAATGAGCTATCACCTTCTACTCCAGAGCCCTTGCCAGAGGGCGTCCCAG GGCCATCATCGTCTTCTAGATTTAGGGTTAGGACACCAGCTAAAACTGAGAAGAGCCAGGCTACTAGAAAAAGGAGGGTGTTGTACAATAAGGAGGATTACATACCGACAGAACGAGAAGGCAGGCGGAGGGTTAGGAGAAGGTTAACTTGGCCATTGTGTGATGAGGGTACCGTACTACCGAATAT gATAATGAGAGCAGCAATAGAGGATGCAAGTGATCTAGTGCAGCAAAGAAGGAAGGCGCCTCATACTCATCTTGATACTTGGAAGGTGGCAAAAGTTGGTTCCCTACCATATACGTTCATGGATCCACTGATTCCAT ATAAGACTTCAACCCCCCTTGCATGCGTTGCTGCACCAGAGGCACCTGAAAGTTTATGGGAGGGATCAGTTAAAGCAAGGAGGCGCCTTTCCTACGAACACACTGAATCTGTCCATTCTTGCAAGGATACTGGAAGTACAGAACGAGAAAGCATTCTAGATGCATCAAGAAAGAGAAAGCTGGATGAGGGAACAGATTTTGAGGCTTCTGTTGGCTGTCACACAGAAAATGGGCCTGTTCAAGATGGAGTTTGTGAATGCAATGAAGATACAGCCAAAGAGAAGGGCCCTCGAGTTGAAGGAGATGAACCTAGTTCAGAAATACTACCGAAGAAGGGACTGCATGAATCAGAAAACCAAATTTCGTTGCACAATGAAGCACTGAATGCTGCTCTAGATAATATAGATGAG GATATTCCTAATGAAGAGCCTACCAGAGATGAAG GTTTGCTGAATTCAACTCGAACTAG GAAAATAGCAAATTGCCTCCATAAGCTATTCCTGGATCAGAAGAGTAAGGAGGGAACTAATACTTTAAGTCTTAATCAAGTCCTTGAAGGGGCAAAGAGGAGAACTGCAGCAACTTTGTTCTATGAAACTCTG ATTCTGAAGAGCCGTGAGCTCGTACAAGTTAACCAAGAGCAGCCTTATGCGGATATCATACTCTCAGCGACTCCGCAACTTGAAGCAGAGGTTCAGCGCTGTGGGAACTAA